The following coding sequences lie in one Tichowtungia aerotolerans genomic window:
- a CDS encoding sulfatase family protein, with protein sequence MKQWIVAGCIGASAFAAQQPNIIVILTDDHGYADLGCQGMLDDVRTPNIDRMAERGVRFTNGYVSAPICGPSRAGLMTGRYQQRMGVETNADLPFELNTVPFPERLRKTGYRTGMTGKLHLPLKGDGHGEDPRRWGFDEYAMKAGDFRVAPKRRLCTHSPDGEQLPGPKWMDIDDYRLDVSSDFAVQFIERNHDEPFFLYVAYFGPHTPLEATEKYLSRFPDAEPPARRYALAMISAIDDGVGRIFQTLEKYKIEDETMIFFMGDNGAPLKGQRTLPVDQLDYNEWDGSLNSPMLGEKVMIGEGGIRVPWLMCWPGTVPAGQVMDEPVITLDVAATALAVNRIDAEDLDGANLLPLVTGQQKELSRSLCWMLGGQTAIRSGKWKLLQTADCGPFLFDMSVTEPERVNLIGQNPEIADGLQKTLEKWKTDIGRRGWVRDAQLNLEKSLYKTHYSGVSCD encoded by the coding sequence ATGAAACAGTGGATTGTAGCCGGGTGCATCGGGGCGTCTGCTTTTGCAGCGCAACAGCCGAATATTATTGTGATACTGACGGATGATCATGGCTATGCCGATCTGGGTTGTCAGGGAATGCTGGATGATGTGCGTACGCCGAATATTGACCGAATGGCGGAGCGCGGCGTTCGTTTTACGAATGGGTATGTGAGCGCGCCGATCTGCGGGCCGTCGCGCGCCGGACTGATGACCGGTCGTTATCAGCAGCGCATGGGAGTAGAAACCAATGCGGATCTTCCGTTTGAGCTGAACACGGTTCCGTTTCCGGAGCGGCTGCGGAAGACCGGATATCGCACCGGCATGACCGGCAAGCTGCACCTGCCGCTGAAGGGGGACGGGCATGGCGAAGATCCTCGCAGGTGGGGCTTTGACGAATATGCGATGAAAGCCGGAGATTTCCGCGTGGCGCCGAAGCGGCGCCTGTGCACGCACAGTCCGGACGGCGAACAGCTGCCCGGTCCGAAATGGATGGATATTGACGACTATCGGCTGGATGTCAGTTCCGATTTTGCGGTGCAGTTTATCGAGCGCAATCACGATGAACCGTTCTTTCTGTATGTCGCCTACTTCGGGCCGCATACGCCGCTCGAAGCGACGGAAAAATATCTGTCGCGTTTCCCGGATGCCGAGCCGCCGGCGCGCCGTTATGCGCTGGCGATGATTTCGGCCATCGACGACGGAGTCGGCCGGATTTTCCAGACCTTGGAAAAATATAAAATCGAAGATGAGACGATGATCTTTTTTATGGGTGACAACGGTGCCCCGCTGAAGGGGCAGCGCACGCTGCCGGTCGACCAGCTGGATTATAACGAGTGGGACGGGTCGCTGAACAGTCCCATGCTGGGCGAGAAGGTGATGATCGGAGAGGGCGGAATTCGCGTGCCGTGGCTGATGTGCTGGCCGGGAACAGTGCCGGCGGGGCAGGTGATGGATGAACCGGTCATTACACTGGATGTTGCGGCCACGGCTCTGGCAGTCAACCGGATTGACGCAGAAGACCTCGACGGGGCGAATCTGCTGCCGCTAGTGACGGGGCAGCAAAAGGAACTGAGCCGCAGTCTCTGCTGGATGCTCGGTGGGCAGACGGCGATACGCAGTGGAAAGTGGAAACTGCTTCAGACTGCGGACTGCGGGCCGTTTCTGTTTGATATGAGTGTGACAGAGCCCGAGCGGGTGAACCTGATCGGGCAGAACCCGGAGATTGCCGACGGGTTGCAGAAGACGCTGGAAAAGTGGAAGACCGACATTGGTCGTCGCGGTTGGGTACGCGACGCGCAGCTGAACCTGGAGAAGTCGCTTTATAAAACCCATTACAGCGGAGTTTCATGCGATTAG
- a CDS encoding SGNH/GDSL hydrolase family protein, which yields MKITGIMVAVLVARVACAQQVLDQGWRFVVQPQAVESQDGNAVRIDYDLSGVPLETSLNSVIWYKGTAAGAGSNPAFAVWALDEAGKKTKRISEVTIKPNTDGPIPFPVSTYVRQHLKDGRASFLIEPRGAPGFSQMVEFKERPALAIVKAQKENYVLSDLLKPVWEGPRMVNETALPTSYDGKAAEACLAFVPSKVISVKNYALDKTYVEGQDYTVDGRTIRLTADSSIPFYKYSDLYHTNPNTKPNVMKTVDGGYLTFSESSFFNDKQLAVTYEHDQPWDGPVPQSAKKLLPKSFQTLEKGKPLKLVVFGDSISVGASASGKSIRAPWMPRWADLVADELERQYGSDIDYINPSLGGMRADWGRDVVDGLVSFEKPDLVILGFGMNDAGVRFSTEQFAANTKAMMESIRAQNPKAEFILLMSFQNNPKWRSLEPMVGYRAALKAMEGPGVAVADMWAMHGYLLEHKTYWDMTGNHVNHPNDFLVRVYAQTLLSTLGIE from the coding sequence GTGAAAATAACAGGAATAATGGTCGCGGTTTTGGTCGCGAGAGTGGCGTGTGCTCAGCAGGTGCTGGATCAGGGATGGCGGTTTGTGGTTCAGCCGCAGGCGGTGGAGTCGCAGGACGGCAATGCGGTGCGGATTGACTACGACCTTTCCGGTGTTCCGCTGGAGACGTCGCTGAACAGTGTGATCTGGTATAAGGGAACCGCGGCGGGCGCGGGCTCCAATCCGGCTTTTGCCGTGTGGGCGCTGGATGAGGCCGGCAAAAAGACCAAACGCATTTCCGAGGTGACCATTAAGCCGAACACAGACGGCCCGATTCCGTTTCCGGTTTCAACATATGTTCGTCAGCATTTGAAGGATGGACGTGCTTCGTTCCTGATCGAGCCGCGCGGTGCTCCGGGCTTTTCCCAGATGGTCGAGTTCAAAGAAAGGCCTGCGCTGGCGATTGTTAAAGCTCAGAAAGAAAACTATGTGCTCTCTGATCTGTTGAAGCCGGTTTGGGAAGGACCCCGGATGGTGAATGAAACCGCGTTGCCGACTTCGTATGACGGAAAAGCGGCGGAGGCCTGTCTGGCGTTTGTGCCGTCGAAGGTGATCAGCGTGAAAAACTATGCGCTTGATAAAACCTACGTGGAAGGACAGGACTACACCGTTGACGGGCGTACGATTCGGCTGACGGCAGACAGTTCTATTCCGTTTTATAAATACAGTGATCTTTACCATACCAACCCGAATACAAAGCCGAATGTGATGAAAACCGTTGATGGCGGTTATCTGACCTTCAGTGAATCGTCCTTCTTCAACGATAAACAGCTGGCGGTTACCTATGAACACGATCAGCCATGGGACGGCCCGGTTCCGCAGTCCGCAAAAAAACTGCTGCCGAAAAGTTTCCAGACATTGGAAAAAGGAAAGCCGCTTAAGCTGGTTGTGTTCGGCGACAGCATTTCTGTTGGAGCGAGCGCGAGTGGAAAATCGATCCGCGCGCCGTGGATGCCGCGCTGGGCGGATCTGGTGGCGGATGAATTGGAGCGTCAGTACGGATCCGATATCGACTATATCAATCCGTCGCTCGGCGGCATGCGCGCGGACTGGGGGCGGGACGTCGTAGACGGACTCGTTTCGTTCGAAAAACCCGATTTGGTGATTCTCGGTTTCGGAATGAACGACGCAGGCGTACGGTTTTCGACCGAGCAGTTTGCTGCCAATACAAAGGCGATGATGGAATCAATCCGGGCGCAGAATCCGAAGGCCGAATTCATTCTGCTCATGTCGTTCCAGAACAATCCGAAGTGGCGGTCGCTGGAGCCGATGGTCGGCTACCGCGCGGCGCTGAAAGCCATGGAGGGCCCCGGCGTGGCGGTGGCCGACATGTGGGCAATGCACGGGTACCTGCTTGAACACAAAACCTACTGGGATATGACCGGCAACCATGTGAATCATCCCAACGATTTCCTGGTGCGGGTGTATGCGCAGACACTCCTGTCTACATTGGGAATCGAATAG
- the pgsA gene encoding CDP-diacylglycerol--glycerol-3-phosphate 3-phosphatidyltransferase — protein sequence MNPPNILTLSRFGMAGLLIIFLNASVPGSGVLSLIVFVSAAITDALDGHLARNVYGCTDFGKLMDPLADKVLTAAAFIGFVGLGVMPAWMVTLILSREFMVTGLRLLAADKGLVLAAGIWGKHKTIWQMIFISIVLLLGCFQGLEKFHTLLWWFGLFVTALSVWSGWHYFDQNKNLLKGNR from the coding sequence ATGAATCCTCCGAATATTCTGACACTCAGCCGCTTCGGCATGGCCGGCCTGCTGATCATCTTTCTCAACGCAAGCGTCCCCGGCTCGGGAGTGCTCTCGCTGATCGTCTTTGTTAGCGCGGCCATCACCGATGCGCTCGACGGGCACCTCGCCCGCAATGTGTACGGATGCACCGATTTCGGCAAACTGATGGATCCGCTGGCCGACAAAGTGCTCACCGCCGCCGCATTCATCGGCTTCGTCGGGCTCGGCGTGATGCCCGCGTGGATGGTTACGCTGATTCTGTCCCGCGAGTTTATGGTCACCGGGCTGCGGCTGCTGGCTGCCGACAAAGGCCTCGTGCTTGCCGCAGGAATCTGGGGCAAACACAAGACCATCTGGCAGATGATCTTCATCAGCATCGTACTGCTGCTCGGCTGTTTCCAAGGTCTGGAAAAATTTCACACGCTGCTGTGGTGGTTCGGCCTGTTTGTGACCGCCCTATCTGTCTGGAGCGGCTGGCATTACTTCGACCAGAACAAAAATCTGCTGAAGGGAAACCGGTGA
- a CDS encoding helix-turn-helix domain-containing protein — protein sequence MATIGQQFKAARESKGVSEAEAATATNILTKIIHSMEADDFSGIAAPTYAKGFIRLYAKYLELDPEPLVEEYSKKHGTGPRKLIDENSQLEQNTQDSRVFPARSRSARPKGKPPAWLAKLEIIKKLPLGPLKDIRMMAGAIAGLLVLAVIIGSISTCVRRTVPEKTEAPEISPAKMLIDDPLPDLYLTSPDKIESTR from the coding sequence ATGGCCACAATCGGACAGCAATTTAAAGCCGCACGCGAAAGCAAGGGTGTTTCCGAAGCAGAAGCCGCCACTGCTACAAACATTCTGACTAAAATCATCCACTCAATGGAAGCCGATGATTTTTCCGGCATCGCGGCACCAACATATGCCAAAGGGTTCATTCGTCTTTATGCAAAATATCTCGAACTCGATCCGGAACCACTGGTGGAGGAATACTCAAAAAAACACGGAACAGGACCACGCAAACTGATCGACGAAAACAGCCAGCTCGAACAGAACACTCAGGACTCGCGCGTCTTTCCGGCACGTTCCCGCTCAGCCAGACCCAAAGGGAAACCGCCGGCATGGCTGGCAAAGCTCGAAATCATCAAAAAACTTCCCCTTGGCCCATTGAAAGATATTCGCATGATGGCCGGAGCCATTGCCGGACTCCTCGTGCTGGCAGTCATCATCGGAAGCATTTCCACCTGCGTCCGCCGGACAGTTCCGGAAAAAACAGAAGCACCGGAAATCTCCCCGGCGAAAATGCTGATTGACGACCCCCTGCCCGACCTTTACCTCACTTCTCCTGATAAAATAGAAAGTACCCGATGA
- a CDS encoding FtsK/SpoIIIE family DNA translocase, which produces MAKKSKPVEPVRSKKKEALGIILLGLCFWGFFCFFSYRPQYVPMLQSPAESYSPSGIIGVWFSFVGFLSVGIAGYLIPFALLMGGLLMTLRSYERIWPVWSWLFGGIIAFAGLFEYVSWLWVGRLTEWLNVGSPGGLIGQLLAERTLGRWIGHAGAGIVFVTVLILAILQLTGMHPFTPFIFLWNRIKALMARNKEDEEEDLKPAKAAKPKKRPRRKAKDEELFTPPAPVAAPSKKPAAVPMPTPAPAPAPAPKPEPARKPKIAAKKKTPVAPEPKDDLAHVSVNIAPGIDESGYQLPPLTLLDELPDAASMQSTENTSEKAQILQATLEQFGVEGEVTHVETGPTVTSYEVTPAPGVRVEKISSLERNIALSLRAQSIRIQAPIPGKGAVGIEIPNSKSSPVFLRQLAESKAFHDPNVALPLALGTDVSGKLIVGDLASMPHMLIAGATGAGKTVCMNSLLTGLLLTRTPEQMRMILVDPKTFEFQAYENLKHLVVPIITDAKKVALGLRWAIKEMEKRYALFKKVKVRDIKSFNSRPIEKQEDLFNEASAASKKSDIPAKLPYIVIVVDELAELMGVAQQEIEPCIVRLAQLSRAAGIHMILATQRPSVNVITGTIKANIPGRIAFQVAQGNDSRTILDTIGAEKLLGKGDMLYLPPGKSKPVRLQGTWTKDEEMNRVTDFVRQQGTPEFITEITQKIESNKPAMPELNEDDELLEQAMEVLRSTKRASTSSLQRRLRIGYNRAANLMDLLEEKGIIGPPTETGPREILVDLDGEIPDAPTVDSSTEEEEEEEEANDRVPEAPISEAEAPQDFPDDDDEYKPDA; this is translated from the coding sequence ATGGCTAAGAAATCGAAACCCGTTGAACCCGTCCGCTCCAAGAAGAAAGAAGCACTCGGCATTATCCTGCTGGGACTCTGTTTCTGGGGCTTTTTCTGCTTTTTCAGCTATCGTCCTCAGTATGTGCCCATGCTGCAAAGTCCGGCGGAAAGCTATTCGCCAAGCGGAATTATCGGGGTCTGGTTTTCTTTTGTCGGCTTTTTGTCGGTCGGGATTGCGGGCTATCTGATTCCGTTTGCCCTGCTGATGGGCGGACTGCTGATGACTCTGCGTTCCTACGAGCGAATCTGGCCGGTCTGGAGCTGGCTTTTCGGCGGAATTATCGCCTTTGCCGGACTGTTTGAATATGTGTCCTGGCTGTGGGTCGGAAGACTGACGGAATGGCTGAACGTCGGCAGCCCAGGCGGACTGATCGGTCAATTGCTGGCGGAACGAACTCTTGGCCGATGGATCGGACACGCCGGAGCGGGAATTGTATTTGTCACAGTCCTGATTCTGGCCATTCTCCAGCTGACCGGAATGCATCCGTTCACTCCCTTTATTTTCCTTTGGAACCGCATCAAGGCCCTGATGGCCCGCAACAAGGAAGACGAGGAAGAGGACCTCAAACCGGCCAAAGCCGCCAAACCGAAAAAACGTCCGCGCAGGAAGGCAAAAGACGAGGAACTGTTTACGCCGCCGGCACCGGTCGCGGCTCCGTCTAAAAAACCAGCCGCTGTCCCAATGCCAACACCTGCGCCGGCTCCCGCTCCTGCTCCTAAACCGGAACCGGCTCGCAAACCGAAAATCGCCGCGAAAAAGAAAACGCCGGTCGCGCCGGAGCCGAAGGACGATCTCGCTCATGTTTCCGTCAATATTGCCCCCGGAATCGACGAATCGGGCTATCAGCTTCCTCCACTTACGCTGCTTGATGAGCTGCCGGATGCCGCCAGCATGCAGTCGACCGAGAACACTTCGGAAAAAGCGCAGATTCTTCAGGCAACGCTGGAACAGTTCGGCGTCGAAGGGGAAGTCACACACGTCGAAACCGGCCCAACCGTTACGTCCTATGAAGTCACTCCGGCCCCCGGCGTGCGCGTCGAAAAGATTTCTTCGCTGGAGCGAAACATCGCGCTGTCGCTGCGCGCACAAAGCATCCGCATCCAGGCGCCGATTCCCGGAAAAGGCGCCGTCGGGATTGAAATCCCAAATTCCAAAAGCTCGCCGGTCTTCCTGCGTCAACTGGCGGAAAGCAAGGCCTTCCACGATCCAAATGTGGCGCTGCCGCTGGCGCTGGGAACCGATGTGTCCGGCAAGCTGATTGTCGGCGACCTTGCCAGCATGCCGCATATGCTGATTGCCGGAGCCACCGGCGCCGGAAAAACAGTCTGCATGAACTCTCTGCTGACCGGCCTGCTGCTCACCCGCACACCGGAGCAGATGCGCATGATTCTGGTCGACCCGAAAACCTTCGAGTTCCAGGCCTATGAAAACCTCAAGCACCTCGTTGTGCCGATCATCACCGATGCCAAAAAAGTGGCGCTCGGACTGCGCTGGGCCATCAAGGAAATGGAAAAGCGTTACGCCCTGTTCAAAAAAGTGAAAGTGCGTGATATCAAGAGCTTCAACTCCCGCCCGATTGAGAAACAGGAAGACCTGTTCAACGAAGCTTCGGCCGCTTCCAAGAAGAGCGACATTCCGGCGAAGCTGCCCTATATCGTTATTGTCGTCGACGAGCTGGCGGAACTGATGGGCGTCGCCCAGCAGGAAATCGAGCCGTGCATTGTGCGCCTCGCCCAGCTGTCCCGTGCCGCCGGAATCCACATGATCCTTGCCACGCAGCGCCCGTCGGTCAACGTCATCACCGGAACCATCAAGGCCAACATCCCGGGACGCATCGCCTTCCAGGTGGCGCAGGGCAACGACAGCCGTACGATTCTCGATACCATCGGCGCCGAAAAACTGCTGGGTAAGGGCGACATGCTCTACCTGCCGCCGGGCAAGAGCAAACCGGTCCGACTGCAGGGAACCTGGACCAAAGACGAAGAAATGAACCGCGTCACAGACTTTGTCCGTCAACAGGGCACTCCGGAGTTCATTACTGAAATCACCCAGAAAATCGAGAGCAACAAACCGGCCATGCCGGAGCTCAACGAAGACGACGAACTGCTCGAGCAGGCGATGGAAGTGCTGCGCAGCACCAAACGGGCATCCACCTCATCCCTGCAGCGCCGCCTGCGCATTGGCTATAACCGCGCGGCCAACCTGATGGATCTGCTTGAAGAAAAAGGCATTATCGGCCCGCCAACGGAAACCGGCCCGCGTGAAATTCTGGTAGATCTCGACGGAGAAATTCCTGATGCGCCGACGGTGGATTCTTCGACAGAAGAAGAAGAAGAAGAAGAAGAAGCCAACGACCGGGTGCCGGAAGCGCCCATATCAGAGGCCGAAGCCCCGCAGGATTTTCCCGACGATGATGACGAATACAAACCGGATGCATAG
- a CDS encoding class I SAM-dependent methyltransferase, which translates to MNQNIGQRETNFITLALHLLKIETAPMQFTGNTDQSSARYWNDLAGLYQKQTRISTSDFHYGPLLPGDSSLGLLPPVSQCSCLEIGCGAGQNSIFLAKQGAQCIAIDISEQQLDYGRKLAAKENVDVDFRCISMDALHAGAWKAASFGLIHSSYALPFSADPAKVITDCAALLKPGGTLLLTTGHPLYAGEWLDIGDGEDGVFLPDYFRLEPDVRMSMDDKTMNAAQYWPISQTVEWMHQAGLVIERLLEPAPMPIPEMSKKEIAEKIPYDSKDWHALYDQLARIPVVVIFKCRKA; encoded by the coding sequence ATGAATCAGAACATTGGTCAGCGTGAAACCAACTTCATAACGCTTGCCCTGCATCTGCTGAAAATAGAAACTGCACCCATGCAATTTACAGGAAATACCGATCAAAGCAGCGCGCGCTACTGGAATGACCTCGCCGGCCTCTACCAGAAACAGACCCGCATCTCCACCAGCGATTTTCACTACGGCCCGCTCCTGCCGGGAGACTCGTCACTGGGCTTGCTCCCCCCAGTGTCGCAATGCAGTTGCTTGGAAATCGGTTGTGGAGCCGGGCAAAACTCCATCTTTCTGGCCAAACAGGGCGCGCAGTGCATCGCGATTGACATTTCTGAGCAGCAGCTCGACTACGGCCGCAAACTGGCCGCGAAGGAAAACGTCGATGTCGACTTCCGCTGCATCTCCATGGATGCATTGCATGCGGGCGCATGGAAGGCCGCTTCCTTCGGTTTGATCCACTCCAGCTACGCCCTGCCGTTTTCAGCCGATCCGGCAAAAGTGATTACCGACTGCGCGGCGTTACTGAAGCCCGGCGGCACGCTGCTGCTGACCACCGGGCATCCGCTCTATGCGGGCGAATGGCTCGACATCGGCGACGGCGAGGACGGAGTCTTTCTGCCGGACTATTTCCGGCTCGAACCCGATGTGCGCATGTCGATGGACGACAAAACCATGAATGCCGCCCAATACTGGCCGATTTCACAAACGGTCGAATGGATGCATCAGGCCGGACTGGTCATCGAACGGCTTCTCGAACCGGCTCCTATGCCGATTCCGGAAATGAGCAAAAAGGAAATCGCTGAAAAAATTCCCTACGACAGCAAGGACTGGCACGCGCTCTACGACCAGCTCGCCCGCATTCCGGTCGTTGTGATTTTCAAATGCCGGAAGGCTTAA
- a CDS encoding ankyrin repeat domain-containing protein: MRILSVFMILVLCCVSGCKKAATLPPPTEEEISAFVEAALNGNTAAVSAALENGMTVNSKDANGNTALMTAAFNGHDGTMQVLIDAGADVNLRVSQGITPLMAACGPYPKAVRLLLENGAEVNATDDIENFTALMYAAVEGLSPVVDILLEYGADPNMVDVDNDTAANFARQRGFKELADKLQALETKE; encoded by the coding sequence ATGCGAATTTTATCTGTTTTTATGATTCTGGTTCTCTGCTGCGTATCCGGCTGCAAAAAGGCCGCAACTCTGCCTCCACCGACTGAAGAAGAAATTTCGGCGTTTGTGGAAGCAGCATTAAACGGCAATACGGCTGCCGTTTCCGCCGCGCTTGAAAACGGCATGACGGTCAACAGCAAAGATGCCAACGGCAATACCGCGCTGATGACTGCGGCATTCAACGGACACGACGGTACCATGCAGGTGCTGATCGACGCCGGAGCCGACGTCAACCTGCGTGTCAGCCAAGGCATCACCCCGCTGATGGCTGCCTGCGGACCTTATCCGAAAGCCGTCCGCCTGCTGCTTGAAAATGGAGCGGAAGTGAACGCCACCGATGATATCGAAAATTTCACGGCGCTGATGTATGCGGCTGTCGAGGGGCTTTCGCCAGTCGTTGATATCCTGCTCGAATACGGTGCAGATCCAAACATGGTGGATGTCGACAACGACACCGCAGCCAATTTTGCCCGTCAGCGCGGCTTTAAAGAGCTGGCCGACAAGCTTCAGGCACTGGAAACGAAAGAATAA
- a CDS encoding peptidase U32 family protein, giving the protein MSNQSTIELMAPAGSRAALSAAINAGADSVYFGVGKLNMRARSADFGPEDLPDIAATCREAGVKSYLALNTIVYDSELDEMQALCDAAKAAGVSAVIATDIAVIEYARSIGLEVHMSVQANVANFQSLKFYSRWADTVVLARELTLDQVSNIWKRIQENDVRGPNGERVRLELFGHGALCVAVSGKCYMSLAQNGHSANRGACLQTCRRKYRVTDEETGEELVIDNKHVMSPKDLCTVQYLDKIAAAGISVLKLEGRARTADYVAVTTRVYREALDALAAETYDPETCQPWIDELSKVFNRGFWHGGYYCGHPLGEWSGHSHSQATETRDQIGIVSNFFSKINVAEFKLIKHTIQPGDTLLIEGPTTGAVRFTAENLHIDGQPADSAKPGDFVTLVTPAKIRRQDKVFLLKARN; this is encoded by the coding sequence ATGAGCAACCAATCTACAATCGAACTGATGGCGCCGGCCGGATCACGGGCGGCACTGAGCGCGGCAATCAACGCCGGCGCCGACTCGGTCTACTTCGGCGTCGGCAAACTCAACATGCGCGCCCGGTCGGCCGACTTCGGCCCCGAAGACCTGCCCGATATCGCCGCAACCTGCCGCGAAGCGGGCGTCAAAAGCTATCTCGCCCTCAATACGATCGTCTACGACAGCGAGCTCGATGAAATGCAGGCACTGTGCGACGCCGCCAAAGCCGCCGGCGTCTCCGCCGTCATCGCAACCGACATCGCCGTCATCGAATACGCCCGTTCCATCGGTCTCGAAGTCCATATGTCTGTGCAGGCCAACGTCGCCAATTTCCAATCATTGAAATTCTACAGTCGCTGGGCCGATACCGTTGTACTCGCGCGCGAACTGACCCTCGACCAGGTTTCCAATATTTGGAAAAGAATTCAGGAAAACGATGTGCGCGGTCCGAACGGTGAGCGCGTCCGGCTCGAACTCTTCGGCCACGGCGCGCTGTGCGTCGCCGTCAGCGGCAAATGCTACATGAGCCTCGCGCAGAACGGACACTCCGCCAACCGCGGCGCCTGCCTGCAGACCTGCCGGCGCAAATATCGCGTCACCGACGAGGAAACCGGTGAAGAGCTGGTCATCGACAACAAACACGTCATGTCGCCCAAGGACCTCTGTACCGTACAGTACCTCGACAAAATCGCCGCAGCCGGCATTTCCGTCCTGAAACTCGAGGGCCGCGCACGCACTGCCGACTACGTCGCCGTCACCACCCGCGTCTACCGCGAAGCGCTCGATGCGCTGGCTGCCGAAACCTACGATCCCGAAACCTGCCAGCCGTGGATCGATGAACTGAGCAAAGTCTTCAATCGCGGCTTCTGGCACGGAGGCTACTACTGCGGTCATCCGCTCGGCGAATGGTCCGGCCATTCGCACTCGCAGGCCACTGAAACGCGCGACCAGATCGGAATCGTCTCCAACTTTTTCAGCAAAATCAATGTTGCCGAGTTTAAGCTGATCAAACATACGATCCAGCCCGGCGATACACTGCTGATTGAAGGCCCGACCACCGGCGCCGTGCGCTTTACCGCCGAAAATCTGCATATCGACGGCCAACCCGCAGACTCTGCCAAACCGGGCGACTTTGTTACGCTGGTAACGCCCGCAAAAATCCGACGGCAGGACAAAGTGTTTCTGCTCAAAGCCAGAAACTGA
- a CDS encoding TspO/MBR family protein, with protein MKTMKNIRLLMLFQIIAFLPSLGALSVDTGGWYASLYKPPWGPPSWVFAPVWIVLYVLIGLSGYLGWTRGGRVDRTVNFVVYGTQLVLNGLWPLLFFGLHRISWALGALVMMWFLILICISAFSQRSGLAAWLMLPYFLWVSFAGALNSAILVIN; from the coding sequence ATGAAGACGATGAAGAATATCAGGTTGCTGATGCTGTTTCAGATCATTGCCTTTCTTCCGTCGCTGGGGGCGCTGTCGGTGGATACGGGGGGCTGGTACGCCTCCTTGTATAAGCCGCCGTGGGGGCCGCCGTCGTGGGTGTTTGCTCCGGTCTGGATTGTCCTGTACGTTTTGATCGGTCTGTCGGGTTATTTGGGATGGACTCGCGGTGGCAGGGTGGATCGGACTGTGAACTTTGTCGTGTATGGTACTCAGCTGGTTCTGAATGGTCTTTGGCCTCTGCTGTTTTTTGGACTTCATCGTATTTCCTGGGCGCTGGGCGCTTTGGTGATGATGTGGTTTCTGATTCTGATATGTATCAGTGCCTTTTCTCAACGCAGCGGTTTGGCGGCGTGGCTGATGCTCCCGTATTTTCTGTGGGTGTCGTTTGCCGGTGCACTGAACAGTGCAATTTTAGTGATCAACTGA
- a CDS encoding CAAX prenyl protease-related protein, whose translation MSEQTKPEWTPELDKENSAAVWAHTVPFLAWLLMMSLLGDPSGMRYLWQTVGGLILLFAFRPWRWYERPKLKSLPLALAVGVLVFVFWVGLESQFFKNTFPGISAFYEKYLVDLIHFGNMREPLELGENGFHHYDPRTTGWPLFWVHMLGTTLVIGAIEEFMFRGFVYRWMQGSPFFRKDIGRMDVKMCILVSVIFALEHNEWIMGFLCGLFYTWLMVRTRDIWAPIWAHALTNGLLGWYAVKTGAYWFW comes from the coding sequence ATGTCTGAACAAACCAAACCCGAGTGGACTCCTGAGCTGGATAAGGAAAACTCTGCAGCTGTCTGGGCGCATACCGTTCCGTTTCTGGCATGGCTGCTGATGATGAGTCTGCTGGGGGACCCGTCCGGAATGCGTTATCTCTGGCAGACGGTCGGCGGGCTGATTCTGCTGTTCGCATTCCGGCCGTGGCGCTGGTATGAGCGGCCTAAGCTGAAGAGTCTTCCGCTGGCCCTGGCAGTCGGCGTGCTCGTCTTTGTATTCTGGGTTGGACTCGAATCGCAGTTTTTCAAGAACACTTTCCCGGGAATCAGTGCCTTCTATGAAAAATATCTGGTCGACCTGATTCATTTTGGAAATATGCGCGAGCCGCTGGAGCTGGGCGAGAACGGCTTTCATCACTACGATCCGCGCACAACCGGCTGGCCGCTGTTCTGGGTGCATATGCTCGGCACGACGCTGGTGATCGGCGCTATCGAGGAATTTATGTTTCGCGGCTTCGTCTATCGCTGGATGCAGGGCAGCCCGTTCTTCAGAAAAGATATCGGCCGGATGGATGTGAAAATGTGCATTCTGGTTTCCGTAATCTTTGCGCTGGAACACAACGAGTGGATCATGGGATTTCTGTGCGGTCTGTTCTATACGTGGCTGATGGTGCGCACCCGTGATATCTGGGCACCGATCTGGGCGCACGCTCTCACCAACGGGTTGCTCGGCTGGTACGCCGTCAAAACCGGCGCCTACTGGTTCTGGTAG